One Rossellomorea aquimaris DNA window includes the following coding sequences:
- the fliF gene encoding flagellar basal-body MS-ring/collar protein FliF — protein sequence MNDSFKKYTEQIKSYWASRTKKQKISMGATFLITVILISVVSFFATRTTLVPLYSNLSPSETGTIKENLDGRGVPSEISDGGSTIMVPKEQVDTLKVELAAEGIPNSGSIDYSFFSQNAGFGMTDNEFNVLKLDAMQTELAQLMKGIEGVQDAKVMINLPEKQVFLNDDIQQASASIVLNTNPGFTFDQKQIKSLYHLVSKSVPDLPTENIVIMNQFFEYFDLESQNDSMGGGNFAQQMDVKKEIERDIQRQVQNMLGTLIGFNKVVVSVTTDIDFTQENREENLVTPVDEENMEGIAVSAQRITETFSGEGANPGGTPGAGDANEPTNTGDTYGSGSESNGDYERMEETINNEVNRIRKEVVESPYKIRDLGIQVMVEPPNPEEINSLPQDRVDDIRQVLSTIVRTSIDKEANPELTDEAIEDKVIVSVQPFNGKVDLASEEKSVLPWWIYVVGGILLIVIVLLVFFLIRSRKKEKIEEMAYEETREPVHIPEIEPKEETEGSIRRKQLEKMAKEKPEEFAKLLRTWLSED from the coding sequence ATGAATGATTCGTTTAAGAAATATACAGAACAGATAAAGTCTTATTGGGCAAGCAGAACAAAAAAACAGAAAATAAGTATGGGAGCAACCTTTCTTATAACAGTCATTCTGATTAGTGTTGTAAGCTTCTTTGCAACAAGAACGACTCTTGTTCCCCTATACAGTAATTTATCACCTTCAGAAACAGGAACGATAAAAGAAAATCTCGATGGTAGAGGAGTCCCATCGGAGATTTCCGATGGTGGATCAACCATCATGGTTCCTAAAGAACAAGTAGATACATTGAAGGTTGAATTGGCTGCAGAAGGTATTCCTAACTCGGGCAGTATTGATTACTCCTTTTTCAGTCAAAATGCCGGGTTTGGTATGACAGATAATGAATTTAATGTGTTGAAGCTGGATGCGATGCAAACAGAACTTGCTCAACTCATGAAAGGAATTGAAGGAGTACAGGATGCTAAAGTAATGATCAATCTTCCAGAAAAGCAGGTGTTCTTAAATGATGACATACAACAAGCATCAGCTTCGATTGTATTAAATACAAATCCTGGTTTCACATTTGATCAAAAGCAGATTAAATCCCTTTACCATCTGGTTTCCAAAAGTGTTCCTGATCTCCCTACTGAGAATATCGTCATCATGAATCAATTTTTTGAGTATTTTGACTTGGAATCTCAAAATGATTCCATGGGCGGGGGTAACTTTGCTCAACAAATGGATGTCAAGAAAGAAATTGAACGTGATATACAACGTCAAGTTCAGAATATGTTAGGCACATTGATTGGATTTAACAAAGTGGTTGTATCGGTTACTACTGATATAGACTTTACCCAGGAAAACCGTGAAGAAAACCTGGTTACACCAGTGGATGAAGAAAATATGGAAGGAATAGCCGTAAGCGCACAACGAATCACAGAAACCTTCTCGGGAGAAGGGGCAAACCCGGGTGGGACACCTGGAGCCGGTGATGCTAATGAGCCAACAAATACAGGGGATACTTATGGTTCCGGTTCAGAATCAAATGGTGATTATGAACGAATGGAGGAAACGATTAACAATGAAGTCAATCGTATCCGTAAAGAAGTAGTTGAGAGCCCGTATAAAATAAGGGACCTTGGGATTCAGGTTATGGTGGAACCGCCAAATCCTGAAGAGATAAACTCCCTGCCACAAGACAGGGTGGATGATATCCGCCAAGTATTATCGACCATTGTACGAACTTCCATTGATAAAGAAGCCAACCCTGAATTGACAGATGAAGCAATAGAAGACAAAGTAATCGTCTCGGTTCAACCATTTAATGGGAAAGTCGATTTGGCATCTGAAGAAAAATCTGTTCTCCCATGGTGGATCTATGTGGTAGGTGGAATACTTCTTATTGTCATTGTACTGCTGGTATTTTTCCTGATTCGCTCTAGAAAGAAAGAAAAAATAGAAGAAATGGCATATGAAGAAACAAGGGAGCCTGTCCATATACCGGAAATTGAACCTAAAGAAGAAACAGAAGGGTCGATTCGCCGGAAACAACTTGAAAAAATGGCCAAAGAAAAACCTGAAGAATTCGCAAAATTATTACGAACCTGGTTATCAGAGGATTAG
- the fliG gene encoding flagellar motor switch protein FliG encodes MVRREKDLTGKQKAAILLISLGPDVSASVYKHLSEEEIEKLTLEISGVKKVETEAKEDILEEFHHIAIAQDYISQGGIGYAKTVLEKALGSEQALAIINRLTSSLQVKPFDFARRADAAQILNFIQNEHPQTIALILSYLEPQQAGQILSELPQEVQADIARRIAIMDGTSPEVISEVEAILERKLSATVTQDYTQTGGVEAVVEVLNGVDRSTEKTILDALEIQDPELAEEIKKRMFVFEDIVTLDGRSIQRVIRDCDNEDLLLSLKVSSDEVKEVVFRNMSNRMVETLKEEMEFMGPVRLRDVEEAQSRIVAVIRRLEDSGEIIIARGGGDDIIV; translated from the coding sequence GTGGTTAGAAGAGAGAAAGATTTAACGGGAAAACAGAAAGCAGCCATCCTCCTGATCTCTCTTGGTCCTGATGTATCCGCATCAGTATACAAGCACTTGTCAGAAGAAGAAATCGAGAAGTTAACGTTAGAGATATCCGGAGTCAAAAAGGTGGAGACTGAAGCTAAAGAGGATATCTTAGAAGAATTTCACCATATCGCCATTGCTCAAGATTATATCTCCCAGGGCGGAATTGGCTATGCCAAAACAGTATTAGAAAAAGCACTTGGATCAGAACAAGCATTGGCGATCATTAACCGATTAACTTCATCCTTACAAGTTAAGCCTTTTGACTTTGCACGGAGAGCCGATGCTGCTCAAATTCTCAACTTTATTCAAAACGAACATCCTCAAACCATTGCATTAATTCTATCTTATCTTGAACCACAGCAAGCAGGCCAAATTCTTTCTGAACTTCCTCAAGAAGTTCAAGCAGATATTGCCAGGAGAATCGCAATCATGGATGGAACTTCGCCGGAAGTGATAAGTGAAGTGGAAGCTATCCTTGAAAGAAAGCTTTCGGCTACTGTGACCCAGGATTATACGCAGACGGGTGGAGTCGAAGCAGTAGTGGAAGTGCTGAATGGGGTAGATCGCTCTACGGAGAAGACCATTCTGGATGCACTAGAAATACAAGATCCTGAATTGGCTGAAGAAATCAAGAAGAGAATGTTTGTGTTTGAAGACATTGTCACCCTTGATGGACGTTCCATTCAACGTGTCATTCGCGATTGTGATAACGAAGATCTGCTCCTGTCCCTTAAAGTATCAAGTGATGAGGTGAAAGAAGTGGTATTTAGAAACATGTCTAATCGCATGGTGGAAACCCTTAAAGAGGAAATGGAATTCATGGGGCCGGTTCGATTACGGGATGTAGAAGAAGCACAGTCACGGATTGTAGCAGTGATAAGACGGTTAGAGGATTCCGGTGAAATCATCATAGCCCGTGGTGGAGGAGACGATATTATTGTCTAG